The Thioalkalivibrio sulfidiphilus HL-EbGr7 genome includes a window with the following:
- the soxZ gene encoding thiosulfate oxidation carrier complex protein SoxZ: MSSIRVRAQLAGDTTTVRALMSHPMETGQRKNKAGEPIPAHYIKEVVAEVKGKNVLTAYWGPAISRNPYLSFQFTGAAAGDTLKISWVDNKGEADSTEVQVG, from the coding sequence ATGTCCAGCATTCGTGTACGTGCTCAGCTCGCCGGCGACACCACCACCGTGCGTGCCCTGATGAGCCACCCCATGGAGACCGGCCAGCGCAAGAACAAGGCCGGTGAGCCTATCCCCGCCCACTACATCAAGGAAGTGGTCGCCGAGGTCAAGGGCAAGAACGTGCTGACCGCCTACTGGGGTCCGGCCATCTCCCGCAACCCCTACCTGTCGTTCCAGTTCACCGGCGCCGCCGCCGGCGACACCCTGAAGATCTCCTGGGTCGACAACAAGGGCGAGGCCGATTCCACCGAAGTCCAGGTGGGCTAA
- the soxY gene encoding thiosulfate oxidation carrier protein SoxY produces MNSKRRVFLKGTLAASAVGVAVGAGMLAPRTVLAAWPESAFGPRSVSDAIKNAMGSDSMSAGDISIQAPDIAENGAVVPITVETGMSGVTDIAILAATANAPLTSSYKLGEGAKPFVSTRIKMGETSDIIAVVKANGRLYNASKEVKVTIGGCGG; encoded by the coding sequence ATGAACAGCAAGCGTCGTGTATTTCTGAAGGGCACCCTGGCCGCCAGCGCCGTGGGCGTCGCCGTGGGCGCGGGCATGCTCGCCCCCCGTACCGTCCTGGCCGCATGGCCCGAATCCGCCTTCGGTCCCCGTTCCGTCTCTGACGCCATCAAGAACGCCATGGGCTCCGACTCCATGTCCGCCGGCGACATCAGCATCCAGGCCCCCGACATCGCCGAGAACGGCGCCGTGGTGCCCATCACCGTGGAAACCGGCATGAGCGGCGTCACCGACATCGCCATCCTGGCCGCCACCGCCAACGCCCCCCTGACCTCCAGCTACAAGCTCGGCGAGGGCGCCAAGCCCTTCGTCTCCACCCGTATCAAGATGGGTGAGACCTCCGACATCATCGCTGTGGTCAAGGCCAACGGCCGGCTCTACAACGCCTCCAAGGAAGTCAAGGTCACCATCGGCGGCTGCGGCGGCTAA